In the genome of Denticeps clupeoides chromosome 13, fDenClu1.1, whole genome shotgun sequence, one region contains:
- the lrrc40 gene encoding leucine-rich repeat-containing protein 40, which produces MSRFKKGSGVDSRAGFRVEKPESPVPHGLIKAARKSGQLNLSGRGLTEVPQSVWRLNVDTPEEAQQNASFGGADRWWEQTDLTKLLLSSNRLETLPGDLRLLPALLVLDVHDNQLATLPKEIGELEQLQKLILSHNKLKELPSELWVLKNLRCLHLQQNQLERLPPEIGQLTGLDDIDLSTNQLAEVPESLGNLVNVVKLNLSCNKLRSLPPAIIHMKNLRMLDCTRNQLESIPPVLAQMESLEQLYLRHNRLRFLPELPSCQTLKELHVGNNQIEAVEAEHLKHLSALSVLELRDNKLKSLPEEVTLLLGLERLDLTNNDLTSLPYTLGNLPRLKSLMLEGNPLRSIRRDLLTKGTSELLKYLRSRIQEQPDGAVKDQPQTAMTLPSQAKINIHSIRTLKTLDYSEKQEAFIPDDAFDAVDGSTVCSVNFSKNLLTGVPSRLLDLKDTLSDINLGFNKLSSIPLDFCTLQHLLHVDFRNNLLTTLPSEMKSLTKLRTVVLSFNRFKCFPDVLYKIAALETILISNNQVGSIDPIQLKELSNLSTLDLQNNDIMQVPPELGNCTSLRALLLDGNPFRNPRAAIVSKGTDAVLEYLRSRIPA; this is translated from the exons ATGTCTCGTTTTAAGAAAGGCTCCGGCGTGGACTCCAGGGCGGGCTTCCGCGTGGAGAAGCCCGAGTCCCCGGTACCCCACGGCCTGATAAAGGCGGCCAGGAAGAGCGGGCAGCTGAACCTGTCAGGACGGGGTCTGACGGAAG TCCCACAGTCCGTGTGGAGGCTGAACGTCGACACGCCCGAGGAGGCCCAGCAGAACGCGTCGTTTGGGGGAGCGGATCGGTGGTGGGAGCAGACGGATCTAACCAAGCTGCTGCTGTCCTCGAACCGGCTTGAGACGCTTCCCGGGGACCTGAGGCTGCTCCCGGCTCTGCTGGTTTTAGAT GTCCATGACAATCAGCTCGCCACTTTGCCCAAAGAGATTGGGGAGCTGGAGCAACTTCAGAAGCTCATCCTTAG CCACAATAAACTGAAGGAACTGCCATCGGAGCTGTGGGTTCTCAAAAACCTTCGCTGTCTACACCTGCAGCAGAATCAGCTGGAACGGCTGCCGCCTGAAATTGGACAGCTGACCGGTCTAGATGATATT GATCTCTCCACCAATCAGCTCGCTGAGGTCCCAGAGAGCCTGGGGAACCTGGTAAACGTTGTGAAGCTAAACCTGTCCTGCAACAAGTTAAGAAGCCTCCCTCCTGCTATCATCCACATGAAGA ATCTGAGGATGCTGGACTGCACCCGGAACCAGCTGGAGAGTATCCCACCTGTTTTGGCCCAGATGGAGTCTTTAGAACAGCTCTATTTAAGACACAACAGACTGCGCTTTCTCCCAGAGCTTCCCTCGTGCCAGACACTGAAA GAGCTCCATGTTGGCAACAACCAGATCGAAGCGGTCGAGGCCGAGCACCTGAAGCATTTGAGCGCGCTCAGTGTTCTTGAGCTGAGGGATAACAAGTTGAAGAGTCTTCCCGAGGAGGTCACCCTCCTCCTGGGCTTAGAGCGTCTGGACCTGACCAACAATGACCTCACCAG CCTTCCATATACCCTGGGTAACCTGCCCAGACTGAAGAGCCTGATGCTGGAAGGGAACCCGCTGAGGTCCATCCGCCGAGATCTCCTCACT AAAGGTACCAGCGAACTTCTGAAATACCTAAGAAGCCGAATACAAG AACAACCTGACGGTGCAGTCAAAGATCAGCCCCAGACTGCAATGACCCTCCCAAGCCAGGCCAAAATTAACATCCATTCTATCAGAACACTCAAGACATTAGACTACAG TGAAAAACAGGAGGCCTTCATACCCGACGACGCGTTCGATGCTGTTGATGGCAGCACTGTTTGCAGTGTGAACTTCAGCAAGAACTTGCTGACTGGGGTGCCCTCGAG GCTTTTGGACCTGAAAGACACACTCTCCGACATCAACCTGGGCTTCAACAAGCTCAGCAGCATCCCACTGGATTTCTGCACTCTCCAACATCTGCTGCATGTAGATTTTag aaaCAACCTTCTGACCACGCTGCCTTCAGAAATGAAGAGCTTGACCAAACTCAGGACTGTGGTGCTTTCGTTCAACAG GTTCAAATGTTTTCCAGATGTGCTTTATAAGATTGCTGCTCTGGAGACCATTCTAATCAGTAACAATCAGGTTGGTTCCATCGACCCAATCCAGCTGAAGGAACTGAGTAATCTCTCAACTCTGGATCTTCAGAACAATGACATCATGCAGGTTCCTCCAGAGCTTGGAAACTGTACCAGCCTCAG GGCCCTCCTGCTGGATGGAAATCCTTTCCGCAATCCCAGGGCAGCCATTGTATCCAAAGGAACAGATGCCGTCCTGGAATATCTGCGAAGCAGGATTCCTGCTTGA